The genomic stretch tatATGGCTCAGCTTCTGACCTCGTCAGACATGAAAGGAGCGACATCGGGCGCGTACGCGGCGAGGACGGCGGATGCGGTGGCGGGGCCAACCCCCTTCAAGACCGTGAGCTCCGACACGGCCTTCGACACGTCGGGGAGCGACCCGAAGGCCTTCCGGGAGGAAGACTCCACCGTCTCCTCATCCAGCGACGACACGAACCCCACCAATCGCGGCCTAGAAAAACCACCACGCGGCAACCAACTTATCGTGAGCCGAAATCAGAAACCAAGAAAGGCCTCGCgtaagagttaaaaaaaaaaaaaaggaggagcaaAGGGACACCTCCATTTGCCGCGAGCAAGCTTCCATTGCATGAGCTCGGTGAGCTCGGAGCGGGTGATGAAGGGACTAGGGTTCCGGCCGTGGAGGAGGGCGGGGAGGCGGCGGCGGTAGAAGTCGTCGAGGGAGGGGAGGTTGGGCTTGTCGAGGGAATCGACGCGAGCAGAGTAAGCGGAGAGAGCTCCGgtccaccgagccacgtcgcGGCACTGCAAATCCATGGCCTGCCCTCTGCTCTGCTTTTTCAAGATCTTTCGCTGGTCGTTTCCCTTCTAATTTATCTTCGTTTTGCAACATggtccataattttttttatttagttaatgtgattcctaaatttttattacatattcaatttagcccataaactatataaaaatacaaGGAAGAACAACATTTAATGTTTGCATATATTTTAGAGGAACTTGAACATGTCTCAACAGTCCATGATCCacgttaaacaaattaaaaattcaagaaccacgtTATTATACACTGGGCCAAAGTTCAGAGaccatttttatattattatcccTTTCAACAAAAATAGTTATGATAATCCGAAAGGTTTGCCAGAACTAAGATCGCGATAGGACAGAATAAAGTGAGATATCTTCCATTTTGTCGTGTAGAGGTAAGGTCTTCATTGTACCATATCTGGCGAGATCTTTCATTCGTCGCTCATCAAAAACTACTCTCCACGTCGGCGCCATCATAGCTTCGATGGTGGCACCGATCTTTACAAATAGCGAGCAACATCTTGTTGAGTtccatctgttttttttttttcttattcaattCGTGTCTATCCTATCCTTTCTTGAATTTGTTATTCTGTATTTTATCCGGACATATCCGATTATCCGATCCGGATGACATCCTCAAACACCGAATAGGATAACAAATTATGTTATTCAGACGGTGATAGGCGGAAATTTTTCACGGATTAAGGGCGAATTACGATGATACGTAAAGAGAGTTGTGCTACATATAATATGGTCAGTCCGATTTGGTGAAAAACCAAGGGATGACATAGGATGACTCACTTGCCTAGAATAGCAGCACACCCTCATGTTGGGTTCAAAATTTGTTACTATACCACGTTTACATGATTCCAAAACAAATTTGGGCCTCTTTTTTCCCTTAAGGGCCCGACCCAAAATGTTTTGGACCAGATTTTGGGCTTAAGCTGGTCGCAAAAATTCATCTTAGAAAAAGCCATATAAA from Rhodamnia argentea isolate NSW1041297 chromosome 2, ASM2092103v1, whole genome shotgun sequence encodes the following:
- the LOC115739627 gene encoding uncharacterized protein LOC115739627 yields the protein MDLQCRDVARWTGALSAYSARVDSLDKPNLPSLDDFYRRRLPALLHGRNPSPFITRSELTELMQWKLARGKWRPRLVGFVSSLDEETVESSSRKAFGSLPDVSKAVSELTVLKGVGPATASAVLAAYAPDVAPFMSDEAMVAALGHSKDYSLKQYLLFVEKLQAKAKELSTEGQLFTPSDVERALWSSAIEAKLGSSQSDSAAKTNVNKKSKRKRKR